From a single Paenibacillus sp. FSL R5-0345 genomic region:
- a CDS encoding helix-turn-helix transcriptional regulator codes for MKLERLISMIYKLLNHEVLSASKLAEEFQVSQRTIYRDIDVICAAGIPVVSYQGTKGGYGIMDGYKMDKSLLRSYDVTSLITVLNSLSSVFEDEHAQGTIERLQTIGTEQQTSSLAVDFETRRMDPDALSLLRTAITERMIVRFDYINVKNERTTRDLEPVKLHFKYSNWYIYGYCRARQEYREFRLSRMMNLILTQDTFQSQHEVPIEVDCSNRIDQVEEVVIRVRPEALAEALDQFHQMDKEFHTDESMTMRIPVYRPLEARWLWSILLSFGSGAEVLEPLALRSILKKQLQNTLKLYEEV; via the coding sequence ATGAAATTGGAACGATTGATCTCTATGATCTACAAGCTGTTGAACCACGAAGTTTTATCTGCCTCCAAGCTGGCTGAAGAGTTTCAAGTATCCCAGAGAACTATCTATAGAGATATCGATGTCATTTGTGCCGCCGGTATCCCGGTCGTATCGTATCAGGGAACTAAAGGCGGATATGGCATCATGGACGGATATAAAATGGATAAAAGCCTGCTCCGTTCTTATGATGTCACTTCTCTGATTACCGTGCTGAACAGCCTTTCTTCCGTGTTCGAAGACGAGCATGCGCAAGGAACCATTGAACGGTTGCAAACGATTGGAACGGAGCAACAGACTTCTAGTCTAGCTGTGGACTTTGAGACCCGCCGTATGGATCCCGACGCACTTTCTCTTTTACGTACGGCTATTACGGAACGAATGATCGTCCGTTTTGATTACATCAATGTAAAAAATGAACGCACAACCCGTGATTTAGAACCAGTAAAGCTTCATTTTAAATATAGCAACTGGTACATCTATGGTTATTGCCGGGCACGTCAGGAATATCGAGAGTTCCGGTTATCCCGAATGATGAATTTAATTCTGACTCAAGATACCTTTCAATCACAACATGAGGTACCCATCGAGGTGGATTGTTCAAACAGGATAGATCAGGTTGAGGAAGTGGTAATCCGGGTGCGACCCGAGGCTTTGGCAGAAGCGCTGGATCAGTTTCACCAAATGGATAAGGAATTCCATACCGATGAAAGTATGACGATGCGCATTCCAGTGTATAGACCATTGGAAGCCCGCTGGCTTTGGTCAATTCTCCTAAGCTTCGGCAGCGGCGCCGAAGTCCTAGAGCCTCTTGCACTGCGAAGTATCTTAAAAAAGCAGCTGCAAAATACCCTGAAACTTTATGAAGAAGTATGA
- a CDS encoding AraC family transcriptional regulator, producing MLQTSSSCPPLHSLLFQLIDAELILQAADSSPVSRTTHDYTLLVFTGGNGQLNLDDQSVTLSTDKCYLLAPGISYCTSNQEMTMYYYLITFSAIYTKEHPERYSGELLSGRRELIVHPFTKVIRLVEDLLMNKNSFDDVQQFKRQLKFQELMLLFFEHNYPSKHLPSPTESVEMTIQFIEEHYTESISVKQLAELAGISFWQYTPIFQQLTGKKPLEYLTDLRISHSKRFLQESTEPLREIARLVGFSDEYYFSRRFRQKTGVTPGQYAHQRGRKLTVKDWTGHEVEIPEQARRIVYHGETLGDLLALGVKPIGGDEAFVRNSVYKHRLKKLANVGFPLDPQLTASLNPDLIILANSDERAYRTVSGIAPTLTFDSFAPLESRMRTLGSWLGKQREAEAWLESFTIKNAAMWQHLYETSLQAGETASALVYDHGNHLYAMGMSGFSTALYAPCGLQPTEEIQAILDEELGFAEVDPARLPAYTGDHIFMLIPERPDSRAAMERLLDSSLWKSIPAVRQGHVYLLDGSKWNSSDALTREKLLTLLPKLLGGSPPSN from the coding sequence ATGCTGCAAACATCATCGTCCTGCCCCCCGCTCCACTCCCTGCTGTTTCAGCTGATTGATGCCGAACTGATACTTCAAGCTGCCGATTCAAGCCCTGTATCACGTACAACTCATGACTACACCCTTCTCGTATTTACCGGGGGGAACGGGCAACTGAACCTCGATGATCAGAGCGTGACGCTGAGTACAGATAAATGTTATCTACTAGCTCCCGGAATCTCCTATTGTACGAGCAATCAGGAAATGACCATGTATTATTATCTCATCACCTTTTCAGCAATTTATACAAAAGAGCATCCAGAACGTTATTCTGGCGAACTACTTTCAGGCAGACGCGAATTAATTGTCCACCCGTTCACTAAGGTAATCCGTCTTGTGGAAGATTTGCTTATGAACAAGAATAGCTTCGATGATGTGCAGCAATTCAAGCGACAATTGAAATTCCAGGAATTGATGCTGCTATTTTTTGAGCATAATTATCCTTCCAAGCATCTACCAAGTCCCACAGAATCCGTAGAAATGACTATACAATTCATAGAGGAGCATTATACAGAGAGCATCAGCGTGAAGCAGTTGGCTGAGCTTGCGGGGATATCGTTCTGGCAGTATACACCGATCTTTCAACAGCTTACCGGCAAAAAGCCACTTGAGTACCTGACCGATCTGCGCATTAGTCATTCCAAGCGCTTCCTGCAGGAATCGACGGAACCGCTGCGTGAAATCGCCAGACTGGTAGGCTTCTCCGATGAATATTATTTCAGCCGCCGCTTTCGGCAAAAAACCGGAGTTACCCCCGGACAATATGCGCATCAGCGAGGTCGTAAGCTTACCGTCAAAGATTGGACAGGCCATGAAGTGGAGATTCCAGAGCAAGCGAGACGCATTGTCTATCATGGAGAGACACTTGGCGACCTTCTCGCACTAGGCGTGAAGCCCATCGGAGGAGATGAAGCATTCGTGCGGAACAGCGTCTATAAACATCGGCTTAAAAAGCTCGCCAATGTTGGTTTTCCGCTGGACCCGCAGCTGACCGCTTCACTTAATCCAGATTTGATTATTTTGGCCAATAGTGATGAAAGAGCCTATAGAACCGTTTCCGGCATCGCCCCGACACTCACCTTTGATTCCTTTGCACCACTCGAAAGTCGAATGCGAACACTAGGCAGCTGGCTCGGTAAACAACGCGAAGCCGAAGCGTGGCTGGAGTCATTTACAATCAAAAATGCTGCTATGTGGCAGCATCTTTACGAGACCAGTCTCCAAGCCGGAGAGACTGCCTCTGCTTTGGTCTATGACCACGGAAATCATCTGTATGCTATGGGAATGTCCGGATTCTCCACAGCGCTTTATGCTCCATGTGGTCTACAACCGACAGAGGAGATTCAAGCCATACTGGATGAAGAATTAGGGTTCGCTGAAGTTGATCCAGCGCGATTGCCTGCCTATACTGGAGATCATATCTTCATGCTCATTCCTGAGCGTCCAGACTCAAGGGCTGCTATGGAGCGACTACTAGACAGTTCACTTTGGAAAAGTATTCCAGCAGTACGTCAGGGACATGTTTATCTGCTCGACGGAAGCAAATGGAACTCTAGTGATGCGTTAACTCGGGAGAAGCTGCTAACGCTGCTACCTAAACTGCTCGGTGGAAGCCCCCCTAGTAATTGA
- a CDS encoding fluoroquinolone export ABC transporter permease subunit: MRFRSAFAFDIRFQWRHGFYWIYIIICTFYLVLLHLIPNHYREQTMLLLTFSDPSALGLILAGGIVLLERDQGVLDPLFVTPIRVREYLLSKAGSLSVLSLLAAWVIHAAASGVPQSPIGFSIGIILTSSFMTLLSIGVVARCQTINGFILLSQVFVLPFILPLLGFFKIWNSNVFLLLPTEGTLRLLSSETSAMSLANYMYSISILLLWNVVIYVWAKRSFEQHVMMRIGKGGVKR, from the coding sequence ATGAGATTCAGATCTGCGTTTGCCTTTGACATCCGGTTTCAATGGCGGCATGGGTTTTATTGGATCTACATCATTATCTGTACGTTCTATCTGGTATTGCTACATCTTATTCCTAATCATTATCGGGAACAAACGATGCTGTTATTGACCTTTAGCGATCCTAGTGCCTTGGGGCTTATTCTGGCTGGTGGAATTGTGCTGCTGGAAAGAGACCAGGGTGTCCTTGATCCTTTATTCGTTACTCCGATTCGTGTTAGGGAATATTTACTTTCAAAAGCGGGCTCATTATCTGTACTTTCCCTCTTAGCCGCATGGGTTATTCATGCAGCAGCGAGTGGAGTTCCGCAATCCCCGATAGGATTTTCTATTGGAATCATTCTTACGTCAAGCTTTATGACGCTATTGTCGATTGGAGTAGTGGCTCGTTGCCAGACGATTAATGGTTTCATTTTACTCTCACAAGTATTCGTACTACCTTTCATACTGCCGTTACTTGGTTTTTTTAAGATATGGAACTCCAATGTTTTTCTATTATTACCTACAGAAGGAACACTTCGCTTGTTGAGTTCGGAAACCTCAGCTATGTCACTTGCCAATTACATGTACTCCATATCGATATTACTGCTCTGGAATGTTGTGATATATGTCTGGGCAAAAAGGTCCTTCGAGCAACATGTAATGATGCGCATAGGCAAGGGAGGAGTCAAGAGATGA
- a CDS encoding ABC transporter substrate-binding protein, giving the protein MNKARQSFAVLCVLFLMSTLLLACGNSKESSSGNSTTNATGNSSAASTAPSTEPSDSSTNESAATTRSYTDYIGHTVEIPVKPQRIIYSGETYGDLLALGVQAVGYPLSMGEGQVFEDQLQGVEDVGFPINLEKTLELQPDLIIYAGTDEADFEQLSKIAPTIIFDTFAPLQERMLDIGGILGKTTEAEAWLAQYKTAEEAMWKQLKSAGMQEGETASVFTYYPGDRLFIMAATGLSQVLYGENGFKATPAIQKILDEGKGFQEVSMEVLKEYAGDRIFILTPVADEAKQSTENLLKSPIWKSLPAVKNGYVYTQDIMKTSSDATTREWLLGEIPQLLNMK; this is encoded by the coding sequence ATGAACAAGGCAAGACAGTCCTTCGCAGTGTTATGCGTACTCTTTTTGATGAGTACATTGCTGCTAGCATGCGGAAACTCAAAGGAATCATCTTCTGGTAATAGTACGACCAACGCAACTGGAAATTCTTCTGCTGCGAGCACGGCACCTTCAACGGAGCCCTCCGACAGCAGTACGAATGAATCCGCAGCGACTACCCGCTCCTACACGGATTACATAGGACATACTGTAGAAATCCCTGTGAAACCACAGCGAATAATCTACTCTGGAGAAACATATGGCGATTTGCTCGCTCTCGGCGTGCAAGCGGTAGGGTATCCTCTATCCATGGGTGAAGGCCAGGTCTTTGAAGATCAGTTACAAGGTGTCGAGGATGTAGGCTTCCCTATCAATCTGGAGAAAACATTAGAGCTTCAACCTGACCTAATTATCTATGCGGGCACAGACGAAGCTGATTTTGAGCAGCTGTCCAAAATCGCACCTACAATCATTTTTGATACCTTTGCCCCATTACAAGAACGTATGCTGGACATTGGTGGAATTCTTGGTAAAACAACAGAAGCAGAAGCATGGCTAGCTCAATATAAAACCGCTGAAGAAGCTATGTGGAAACAATTGAAGTCCGCTGGTATGCAAGAAGGTGAGACAGCTTCGGTCTTCACTTATTATCCGGGAGACAGACTGTTTATAATGGCGGCGACTGGACTTTCACAGGTACTCTATGGGGAGAATGGCTTCAAGGCAACTCCAGCTATTCAGAAGATACTCGATGAAGGTAAAGGCTTCCAGGAAGTATCTATGGAAGTGCTTAAAGAATATGCCGGAGACCGGATATTCATCTTGACTCCAGTTGCGGATGAAGCAAAACAATCCACAGAAAATCTATTAAAGAGCCCTATTTGGAAGAGCCTTCCTGCCGTTAAGAACGGATATGTCTATACGCAGGACATCATGAAGACCTCCAGTGATGCAACAACAAGAGAATGGCTGCTCGGCGAGATTCCTCAGCTATTGAATATGAAATAA
- a CDS encoding KamA family radical SAM protein, with protein sequence MQKVKYITDINKIAMLSDLEKENLKEITDKFVFRVNDYYLSLINWDDPDDPIRKLVIPNEGELLEYGRWDASDEDTNYVVPGCQHKYKTTALLIVSEVCGAYCRYCFRKRLFRNDVKEAMSDVSPGLEYIANHPEINNVLLTGGDSLILSTPKLRSIIENLRSIEHVKIIRLGSKIPVFNPMRISEDEELLELIRTYSTEDKRIYVMAHINHPREITPEAKKAFKALHNAGAIVVNQTPVLKGINDDPVILGELLDRLSWAGVTPYYFFVNRPVAGNRDFVLPLEQVYQIVEEAKARTSGLGKRVRLSMSHTSGKIEILAIDNGKAYLKYHQSRDQEYGKFMILDCPKDAEWFDDLPGNEEYWTPPVKKNDAIISVNELSNKTADLICK encoded by the coding sequence GTGCAAAAGGTAAAGTACATCACGGATATTAACAAAATTGCTATGTTGTCTGATCTGGAAAAAGAGAACTTGAAAGAAATCACGGACAAATTTGTTTTTCGTGTGAATGACTACTATCTGTCTTTGATCAACTGGGACGATCCAGATGATCCCATTCGTAAACTGGTTATCCCTAACGAAGGTGAACTGCTGGAATATGGACGTTGGGATGCTTCGGATGAAGACACGAATTATGTGGTGCCGGGTTGTCAGCACAAGTATAAAACAACAGCATTACTGATTGTATCCGAGGTCTGCGGAGCCTATTGCCGTTACTGCTTCCGTAAACGCCTGTTCCGAAATGACGTGAAAGAAGCGATGTCTGATGTCTCTCCGGGACTGGAGTATATTGCAAACCACCCTGAGATTAACAACGTTCTTCTTACGGGCGGTGACAGTTTAATTCTCTCCACACCAAAGCTAAGATCCATTATTGAAAACTTAAGAAGCATTGAGCATGTCAAGATTATCAGATTAGGTTCGAAGATTCCCGTATTTAATCCGATGCGGATCTCTGAAGACGAAGAGCTGTTGGAGCTGATTCGTACTTACTCTACCGAAGACAAGCGAATTTATGTTATGGCGCATATCAATCATCCTCGTGAAATCACACCTGAAGCCAAAAAAGCATTTAAAGCCCTCCACAACGCTGGGGCAATTGTCGTAAATCAGACCCCCGTCCTTAAAGGCATCAATGATGATCCCGTTATATTGGGAGAATTGCTAGACCGACTCTCATGGGCTGGCGTAACACCTTACTACTTCTTCGTGAATCGTCCCGTTGCCGGAAATCGAGATTTTGTATTACCTCTTGAGCAAGTCTATCAAATTGTAGAAGAAGCCAAAGCCAGAACCTCAGGACTTGGCAAAAGAGTACGCCTATCCATGTCACACACCTCCGGAAAGATAGAAATTCTCGCCATTGATAACGGAAAAGCCTATCTTAAATATCATCAATCCAGAGATCAGGAATACGGAAAGTTCATGATTCTAGATTGCCCTAAGGATGCAGAATGGTTTGATGACCTGCCCGGAAATGAGGAATATTGGACCCCTCCTGTGAAAAAGAATGATGCTATTATTTCTGTTAATGAGTTATCAAACAAGACTGCGGATCTGATTTGTAAATAA
- a CDS encoding TetR/AcrR family transcriptional regulator gives MPKKFTDQEKEWIKHKLLTEGRRCFEIHGIKKTSVEELTKAAGIAQGSFYMFFGSKEELFYHILLEEEQRIRSAMFDSFSVGVPVGKEEIRLFLLKSFRMMEESPIVRQMFVRSEMEQLLRKLPNELLEQNFTEDKDFFVPFIKSWQAEGIMAGIDPELIVSMIRSIVLLTLHKEEIGDERYQATIELLIGVLAEGMTSLKNNKIGGA, from the coding sequence ATGCCCAAGAAATTCACGGACCAAGAAAAAGAATGGATCAAACATAAATTGTTGACAGAAGGCCGCCGCTGTTTTGAAATACATGGCATTAAGAAAACAAGCGTTGAAGAATTAACGAAAGCTGCCGGGATTGCGCAAGGTTCGTTCTATATGTTTTTTGGATCGAAAGAGGAATTGTTCTATCACATATTGCTTGAAGAAGAACAACGAATTCGTAGTGCAATGTTCGATTCATTTAGCGTTGGCGTACCTGTTGGCAAGGAAGAGATCAGATTATTTTTACTGAAATCTTTCCGCATGATGGAAGAAAGTCCGATCGTACGTCAGATGTTCGTAAGGAGCGAAATGGAGCAGTTATTAAGAAAGTTACCAAATGAGTTGTTGGAGCAAAATTTTACAGAGGATAAAGACTTTTTTGTCCCTTTCATTAAATCCTGGCAGGCTGAAGGAATCATGGCTGGGATCGACCCGGAATTAATCGTGAGTATGATTCGCTCCATAGTCCTTCTGACTCTGCATAAGGAAGAGATTGGGGATGAACGATATCAGGCAACGATAGAGCTTTTGATCGGGGTTCTGGCTGAGGGGATGACTTCCTTGAAGAACAATAAGATTGGGGGAGCATGA
- a CDS encoding DinB family protein, whose amino-acid sequence MTNYPVEMFNYNTWANHTILGRIGELSPSVLSQEVNNSFPTIAHALSHIYAVDTMWYLVLTGTGMPEAFQKTIPLNMRILSSVDEYANIFTQLSELYKEWLQNQSDLEQTILLDNPFAGIRQTRLSEIVLHAVNHGTYHRGNISTMLRQLGHASTMNDYSLFWYQVPTEAI is encoded by the coding sequence ATGACCAATTATCCGGTAGAAATGTTTAATTACAACACTTGGGCGAACCATACCATCTTAGGGAGAATCGGGGAACTCTCTCCCTCTGTGCTGAGTCAAGAAGTGAACAACTCTTTTCCCACCATCGCTCATGCTCTTAGTCATATCTATGCAGTTGATACGATGTGGTATCTTGTTTTAACAGGCACTGGTATGCCTGAGGCTTTTCAAAAAACTATCCCGCTAAATATGCGCATTCTAAGTTCTGTGGATGAATACGCTAATATCTTTACCCAGCTATCGGAACTATATAAAGAATGGTTACAAAACCAATCCGATTTGGAGCAAACCATTCTGCTTGACAATCCATTCGCCGGAATCCGCCAAACACGTCTATCAGAAATTGTGTTGCATGCCGTCAATCACGGGACTTATCATAGAGGTAATATATCTACTATGTTACGTCAGTTAGGTCACGCTTCCACCATGAATGACTACTCCTTATTTTGGTATCAGGTGCCTACGGAAGCTATTTAA
- a CDS encoding YdeI/OmpD-associated family protein produces MEIENLILVKTRADLRGWLQENCMTEKSCWVLASMTLNPETLLYLDVVEECLCFGWIDGVKKKISETELAQRLSPRSKRSSWTELNKERVRRLEKLGLMTAEGRRVLPDMDPDSFLIDKVIEERLKEEQQIYENFLAFPALYRRIRIDTIQSNKHQPELFKSKLDKFITNTKDNKMFGQWHDHGRLLDY; encoded by the coding sequence ATGGAGATAGAAAATCTAATTCTAGTAAAAACGAGAGCGGATTTACGGGGTTGGCTGCAGGAGAATTGTATGACTGAAAAATCTTGTTGGGTACTCGCAAGTATGACGCTAAACCCAGAAACATTGCTATATTTAGACGTGGTAGAGGAATGTTTGTGCTTTGGATGGATCGATGGTGTGAAAAAGAAAATTTCCGAAACGGAGCTGGCGCAGCGGCTGTCTCCCAGAAGCAAACGAAGCTCTTGGACAGAGTTGAATAAAGAGCGCGTCCGCCGCCTCGAAAAGCTAGGATTAATGACGGCTGAAGGAAGAAGGGTGCTTCCTGATATGGACCCTGATTCTTTTTTAATCGATAAGGTTATAGAAGAAAGGCTAAAAGAGGAACAGCAAATATACGAAAATTTCTTAGCCTTTCCAGCTCTTTATAGAAGAATCCGTATCGACACAATACAAAGCAATAAACATCAACCAGAATTATTTAAGAGTAAATTAGATAAATTTATAACAAATACTAAAGATAATAAAATGTTCGGTCAATGGCATGATCATGGACGTCTTTTAGATTATTAA
- the uvrA gene encoding excinuclease ABC subunit UvrA — MKEAVVIKGARENNLKNVSLTIPKYKLVVLTGPSGSGKSTLAMDTLQRECQRQYLDSMGMTSDTISKPKVESIVGLSPSISVGQHVTNRNPRSTVGTVTDIYTFVRFIFSRLGERVCPSCSGSIPPSFEARGLLIEEDEEMDGQSMGCLHCGAELEKLGMSHFSFNKPEGACEACGGLGSVATINEAAVFNPELSMKEGGVASLNGVHRDIQMRILVAAGKHFGFEFDPDLPLKDYSEIQRDLLYYGVDNEAFKRHFPNIKPIQGTKFEGVIPGLWRRYKEKEGESGGQEKGGGFFHEQQCPECLGARLKKEVRLVQVAGASITEVSDWSLSDVYEWTKGLEAALPAEGLHLLEPILHDMPTRLKRIIDVGLGYLSMNRQTVSLSGGEAQRLRLASLLGSGLTGVLYILDEPTTGLHPRDTVGLIRVLQELRDLGNTVLVIEHDIEMMRAADHIIDMGPGAGLHGGTVVGEGSLEDLMASELSVTGAYLREERLEAPGRVRRKGNGRQITIRQAQYRNIDIPEVSIPLGCLVSVTGVSGSGKSTLIFDILAQGSTKEHEQTGCKEITGLDEVGNMVIFDQSPMGRMQRSNVATYTDVFTHLRQLFAALPEAKKRKLTSKHFSFNTPGGRCETCQGLGVLSVDMNFLPDLEVKCHDCKGRRFTDEVLQVKYDGFSISDLLDMSIQESLPVLNSEAKMAGIIETLCEVGLGYLKWGQSVKTLSGGEGQRIRLAKELSKPSKNHTLYLLDEPTTGLHPSDIKKLHTLLSKLVDTGNTVVVVEHSLELVRESDWVIDIGPEGGTVGGKLVAEGTPEQVAEVLESYTGIFLKRILAEGL, encoded by the coding sequence GTGAAAGAAGCTGTTGTTATTAAAGGTGCACGAGAGAACAATCTAAAGAATGTCTCGCTCACGATTCCAAAGTATAAGCTAGTTGTCCTGACGGGACCTTCGGGATCAGGAAAATCGACGTTAGCGATGGATACACTTCAGCGGGAATGCCAAAGACAGTATTTGGATTCTATGGGCATGACATCAGATACGATCAGCAAACCGAAGGTCGAGTCCATCGTTGGATTGTCCCCATCCATTAGTGTTGGACAGCATGTTACGAATCGTAATCCACGCTCGACAGTCGGGACTGTAACTGACATCTATACGTTTGTCCGGTTTATTTTTTCTAGATTAGGAGAGAGGGTTTGCCCTTCCTGCAGTGGTAGTATTCCACCTTCTTTTGAAGCGAGGGGGCTACTAATAGAGGAAGACGAGGAAATGGATGGCCAGTCGATGGGCTGTCTGCATTGTGGAGCTGAGCTTGAGAAACTGGGTATGTCACACTTTTCCTTCAATAAGCCGGAAGGGGCTTGTGAAGCTTGTGGTGGACTTGGGTCTGTGGCGACTATTAATGAAGCAGCGGTATTTAATCCTGAGCTTAGTATGAAAGAGGGGGGAGTAGCCTCTCTGAATGGCGTTCATCGGGATATACAGATGAGGATATTAGTAGCGGCGGGAAAACATTTTGGATTTGAGTTTGACCCGGATCTGCCGTTGAAGGACTATAGTGAGATACAGCGTGATTTGTTGTACTACGGCGTGGATAATGAGGCATTTAAACGTCATTTCCCTAATATTAAGCCAATCCAAGGAACTAAATTTGAAGGCGTTATACCGGGTTTGTGGCGGCGTTATAAGGAGAAGGAAGGGGAATCCGGTGGGCAGGAGAAAGGTGGAGGATTTTTTCATGAGCAGCAATGCCCGGAATGCCTTGGTGCTCGTCTGAAAAAAGAAGTTCGTCTAGTGCAAGTAGCTGGTGCTTCGATAACGGAAGTATCAGATTGGTCATTAAGCGATGTATATGAGTGGACGAAAGGGCTGGAGGCGGCTTTGCCTGCTGAAGGGCTTCATCTGCTAGAGCCGATCTTACATGATATGCCTACTAGACTAAAGCGGATTATCGATGTTGGTCTGGGTTATCTTTCGATGAACCGGCAGACAGTGTCTCTATCAGGTGGGGAAGCACAGCGGCTGCGTCTAGCATCACTGCTGGGTTCAGGGCTGACCGGTGTGTTATACATTCTGGATGAACCGACGACAGGTCTTCATCCTCGGGATACGGTTGGCCTTATTCGTGTGCTTCAGGAGCTGCGGGATCTGGGGAACACCGTGCTCGTTATTGAACATGATATTGAGATGATGCGTGCTGCGGATCATATTATTGATATGGGTCCGGGTGCTGGATTGCATGGTGGAACCGTTGTGGGTGAAGGTAGCTTGGAAGACTTGATGGCAAGTGAGCTTTCAGTTACTGGAGCTTATCTCAGAGAAGAGCGTCTTGAAGCTCCCGGACGCGTTCGCCGGAAAGGGAACGGAAGGCAGATCACCATCCGGCAGGCACAGTACCGGAACATTGATATTCCGGAAGTCTCCATCCCGCTGGGCTGTCTTGTATCGGTAACAGGGGTTTCGGGTTCAGGTAAATCTACACTTATATTTGATATCCTTGCACAAGGAAGTACTAAAGAACATGAGCAAACAGGCTGTAAGGAGATTACGGGTCTAGATGAGGTCGGAAACATGGTGATCTTTGACCAATCACCCATGGGTAGAATGCAGCGTTCGAATGTGGCGACCTATACCGACGTATTTACACATCTGCGTCAGTTATTTGCGGCTTTGCCGGAGGCGAAGAAAAGAAAACTGACCTCCAAACACTTCTCCTTTAATACACCGGGTGGACGGTGCGAAACCTGTCAGGGACTGGGTGTATTGTCCGTAGACATGAACTTTCTGCCTGATCTAGAAGTGAAGTGTCACGACTGCAAAGGCAGAAGGTTTACGGATGAGGTCTTGCAGGTGAAATATGATGGTTTCTCTATTTCAGATCTATTGGACATGTCTATACAGGAAAGCTTACCGGTCCTTAACTCGGAGGCCAAAATGGCCGGTATTATTGAGACGTTATGTGAGGTGGGTCTTGGGTACCTTAAATGGGGACAATCTGTCAAAACCTTATCAGGCGGCGAGGGACAACGGATCAGGCTGGCCAAAGAGCTGAGCAAACCATCTAAGAATCACACGCTGTATCTGCTCGACGAACCAACGACAGGTCTTCACCCGTCAGACATCAAGAAACTCCATACCTTATTGAGTAAATTGGTGGATACGGGAAATACGGTTGTTGTTGTGGAGCACAGCCTAGAGCTGGTTCGGGAGTCTGACTGGGTGATTGACATTGGCCCTGAAGGGGGGACAGTCGGAGGTAAGCTTGTAGCTGAAGGCACACCAGAGCAGGTCGCAGAAGTGCTGGAATCTTACACGGGGATATTCTTGAAACGAATTCTGGCTGAAGGGCTTTAA
- a CDS encoding ABC transporter ATP-binding protein has protein sequence MIEVKELHFTYPKIKEPTLSGLNFSITPGEVFGFLGPSGAGKSTTQKILIGVLKNYLGSVKVMGKEIRNTGPEYFEQIGVAFEFPNFYSKFTALENLQLFRSLYSGRTAEPGFLLEQVNLTEAANLKVSQLSKGMKMRLNFCRALLNNPQILFLDEPTSGLDPVNAKRMKDLILEKKATGTTVIITTHNMQAAEELCDRVAFIVDGQIKLIDSPRELKLLNGKKRVRLEYRLHNEVRNEEFSLADIGENEYFLKLVREHPIETIHSLEASLEQIFIDVTGRQLT, from the coding sequence ATGATCGAAGTGAAGGAGCTTCATTTTACTTACCCAAAAATAAAGGAACCAACCCTTAGTGGACTGAATTTTTCCATAACTCCAGGAGAAGTATTTGGCTTTCTCGGTCCTTCGGGAGCAGGTAAAAGCACAACACAAAAAATTCTAATAGGCGTCTTAAAGAATTATTTGGGTAGCGTTAAAGTAATGGGCAAAGAAATAAGAAATACCGGACCGGAGTATTTTGAGCAAATAGGGGTAGCTTTTGAGTTTCCAAATTTCTATTCGAAGTTTACTGCGCTGGAAAATTTGCAATTATTTCGGTCTTTGTATTCAGGGAGAACAGCGGAACCAGGATTTCTGTTAGAGCAAGTAAATCTCACAGAAGCGGCTAATCTGAAGGTCTCCCAGCTATCGAAGGGAATGAAGATGAGACTGAATTTCTGCAGAGCACTCTTAAATAACCCACAAATTCTATTTCTGGATGAACCCACTTCTGGGCTGGACCCCGTTAATGCTAAGAGAATGAAGGATTTAATTCTGGAAAAGAAGGCAACCGGAACAACAGTCATCATAACAACACACAATATGCAGGCCGCGGAGGAGCTCTGCGATAGAGTCGCTTTTATTGTAGACGGTCAAATTAAGTTGATTGATTCTCCTCGTGAGCTTAAGCTTCTAAATGGAAAAAAGCGAGTGCGGCTGGAATATCGCCTTCATAATGAAGTTAGAAATGAGGAATTCTCACTTGCTGATATAGGGGAGAACGAATATTTCTTAAAGCTTGTCCGTGAGCATCCAATAGAAACCATTCATTCGCTGGAGGCGTCTTTGGAACAAATATTCATTGACGTTACTGGGAGGCAGTTAACATGA